The Pelodiscus sinensis isolate JC-2024 chromosome 30, ASM4963464v1, whole genome shotgun sequence genome has a window encoding:
- the LOC102451149 gene encoding olfactory receptor 10A4-like, with protein MAYFKSDLDKNQTISGGLILVGFSYLGKLQILLFLVLLVIYVITLLGNLLVILLIKLNASLHTPMYFFLVNLSFLEIFFTSSVAPQLLVHLLVEEKTISTAGCAAQMYVNTIMGLTECCLLAAMAYDRYVAICHPLHYTTIMSSVACAQLAGASWFFGISVEVAQTTWIFSLPFCGSNRIHHFFCDIPPVLKMACTDTSKNEIMVLTVTVVFIMGPFVLIILSYVCIISSVLKVPSAEGRCKVFSTCSSHLMVVTLFYGLALITYLGVKSSSSPESDQMISLMNVIVSPMLNPIIYTLRNKEVKGALRKTVGNTLFPQNWRNQ; from the coding sequence ATGGCCTATTTCAAAAGTGACCTTGACAAGAACCAGACCATCTCTGGCGGGCTCATCCTGGTGGGGTTTTCCTACCTTGGCAAGCTGCAAATCCTTCTGTTTCTGGTGCTACTGGTCATCTACGTAATTACTCTGTTGGGAAACCTGCTCGTTATCCTCCTGATAAAGCTGAACGcttccctccacacccccatgtatttctttcTAGTCAATCTGTCCTTCCTGGAAATCTTCTTCACCTCCAGTGTGGCCCCTCAGCTCCTGGTTCACCTCCTGGTGGAGGAAAAGACCATTTCCACTGCGGGCTGTGCAGCGCAGATGTATGTCAACACCATCATGGGTCTCACAGAatgctgcctccttgcagccatggcctacgaccgctacgtggccatTTGCCACCCCTTGCACTACACGACCATCATGAGTAGTGTGGCGTGTGCACAGCTCGCGGGGGCTTCGTGGTTCTTTGGCATCTCGGTGGAAGTAGCTCAGACCACATGGATTTTCAGCCTGCCCTTCTGTGGCTCCAACCGCATCCACCACTTCTTCTGTGACATCCCACCAGTGTTGAAGATGGCCTGCACCGACACATCCAAAAATGAGATCATGGTCTTGACTGTGACAGTTGTGTTCATCATGGGCCCTTTTGTACTGATAATCCTGTCCTACGTCTGCATTATCTCCAGTGTCCTCAAGGTGCCGTCGGCTGAGGGTAGATGTAAAgtcttctccacctgctcctcccacctcatggtGGTGACTTTGTTCTACGGACTCGCACTGATCACCTACCTGGGGGTCAAGTCTAGCTCTAGCCCCGAGAGTGATCAAATGATTTCCCTCATGAACGTAATTGTGTCACCAATGTTGAACCCCATAATATACACGCTGAGGAACAAAGAGGTGAAGGGAGCCCTGAGAAAAACTGTAGGAAACACCCTCTTTCCACAGAACTGGAGaaatcagtga
- the LOC102451382 gene encoding olfactory receptor 10A4-like produces the protein MTYSKGDAGKNQTNSDGFILVGFSYLGDLQILLFLVLLAMYIVTMLGNLLVILLIKLNPSLHNPMYFFLVNLSFLEICFTTSVVPQLLVHLLVEEKTISLAGCAAQMYVDTIMCLTECCLLAAMAYDRYAAICHPLHYTTIMSGRACAQLAGASWFFGISVEVAQTTWIFSLPFCGSNRIHHFFCDIPPVLKMACADTSKNDIMVLTVTVVFIMGPFLLIILSYIVIICTVLKLPSAEGRRKAFSTCSSHLMVVTLFYGLALITYLGVKSSSRPESDQMISLMNVIVSPMLNPIIYTLRNKEVKGALRKTVGNTLFPQNWRNQ, from the coding sequence ATGACCTATTCCAAGGGTGACGCCGGCAAGAACCAGACCAACTCTGACGGGTTCATCCTGGTGGGGTTTTCCTACCTTGGCGACCTGCAAATCCTTCTGTTTCTGGTGCTTCTGGCCATGTACATAGTTACTATGTTGGGGAACCTGCTCGTTATTCTCCTGATTAAGCTTAATCCCTCCCTGCACAaccccatgtatttcttcctggtcAACCTGTCCTTCCTGGAAATCTGCTTCACCACCAGTGTGGTCCCTCAGCTGCTGGTTCACCTACTGGTGGAGGAAAAGACCATCTCCCTtgctggctgtgcagcccagaTGTATGTCGACACTATTATGTGTCTCACAGAATGCTGCCTCCTCGcagccatggcctacgaccgctacgcagccatctgccaccccctgcaCTACACCACCATCATGAGCGGCCGGGCGTGTGCACAGCTCGCGGGGGCTTCATGGTTCTTTGGCATCTCGGTGGAAGTAGCTCAGACCACTTGGATCTTCAGCCTCCCCTTCTGTGGCTCCAACCGCATCCACCACTTCTTCTGTGACATCCCGCCCGTGCTGAAGATGGCCTGCGCCGACACATCAAAAAACGACATCATGGTCTTGACTGTGACAGTTGTGTTCATCATGGGCCCTTTTCTATTGATAATCCTGTCCTACATCGTCATTATCTGCACCGTTCTCAAGCTACCGTCGGCAGAGGGGAGACGTAAGGCGTTCTCCacttgctcctcccacctcatggtGGTGACTTTGTTCTATGGACTCGCACTGATCACCTACCTGGGGGTCAAATCTAGCTCTAGACCCGAGAGTGATCAAATGATTTCCCTCATGAACGTAATTGTGTCACCAATGTTGAACCCAATAATATACACACTGAGGAACAAAGAGGTGAAGGGAGCCCTGAGAAAAACTGTAGGAAACACCCTCTTTCCACAGAACTGGAGAAATCAGTGA
- the LOC102451616 gene encoding olfactory receptor 10A4-like: protein MAYSKSDPGENQTISGELILMGFSYLGELQILLFLVLLVIYVITLLGNLLVILLIKLNASLHTPMYFFLVNLSFLEICFTSSVAPQLLVHLLVEEKTISLVGCAAQMYVNAIMGLTECCLLAAMAYDRYAAICHPLHYTTIMSVQACAQLIGVSWFFGISVEVAETTWIFSLPLCGSKRIHHFFCDITMVLKMACTDTSKNEIMLLTVTVLFIMGPFVLIILSYLLIISTILRMPSAEGKRKAFSTCSSHLMVVTLFYGLSLITYLGVKSSSSPESDQMISLMNIIVSPLLNPIIYTLRNKEVKGALRKTVGNTLFPQNWRNQ, encoded by the coding sequence ATGGCCTATTCCAAAAGTGACCCCGGCGAGAACCAGACCATCTCTGGCGAGCTCATCCTGATGGGCTTTTCCTACCTTGGCGAGCTGCAAATCCTTCTGTTTCTGGTGCTGCTGGTCATCTACGTAATTACCCTGTTGGGAAACCTGCTCGTTATCCTCCTGATAAAGCTGAACGcttccctccacacccccatgtatttctttcTGGTCAACCTGTCCTTCCTGGAAATCTGCTTCACCTCCAGTGTGGCCCCTCAGCTGCTGGTTCACCTTCTGGTGGAGGAAAAGACCATCTCTCTTGTAGGCTGTGCAGCGCAGATGTATGTCAACGCCATCATGGGCCTCACAGAATGCTGCCTCCTCGCGGCCATGGCCTATGACCGCTATGCAGCCATTTGTCACCCCTTGCACTACACGACCATCATGAGCGTCCAGGCATGTGCACAGCTCATCGGGGTTTCGTGGTTCTTTGGCATCTCGGTGGAAGTAGCTGAGACCACCTGGATCTTCAGCCTCCCCTTGTGTGGCTCCAAACGCATCCACCACTTCTTCTGCGACATCACAATGGTGTTGAAAATGGCTTGCACCGACACATCCAAAAATGAGATCATGCTCTTGACTGTGACAGTTTTGTTCATCATGGGCCCTTTCGTATTGATAATTCTGTCCTACCTTCTCATTATCTCCACCATTCTTAGGATGCCGTCGGCTGAGGGCAAgcgtaaagccttctccacctgctcctcccatctCATGGTGGTGACTTTGTTCTATGGACTCTCACTGATCACCTACCTGGGGGTCAAGTCTAGCTCTAGCCCCGAGAGTGATCAAATGATTTCCCTCATGAACATAATTGTATCACCATTGTTGAACCCCATAATATACACGCTGAGGAACAAAGAAGTGAAGGGAGCCCTGAGAAAAACTGTAGGAAACACCCTCTTTCCACAGAACTGGCGAAATCAGTGA